A single window of Gimesia chilikensis DNA harbors:
- a CDS encoding efflux RND transporter permease subunit, translating to MYWLAEVCVKRPVFALMLITALVVAGLVAFPELGVDRFPNMDMPSIYIRTNYPGAASQEVESEVSAVLEDAVATVAGIEELRSISRDGRSFVIITFNLNRNVDAATQDVRDAVSGAMNLLPPNIDPPIVQKRDLESSPIMTLAVSGPRTSRELYLFADRYVKNVIESSPGVGEVQIAGAADRAVKVDIDADRLAAYQMSILQIRDALVRQNTEVPGGRLDQGFRERSLRTMGRIADASNFPNLVVDTINGTPVRLADLGTVSDDTKEVRTIARLNQAPAVVLTIQKQSGENTVAVVEGIKKMLPRSQELLPDDVTVSVVQDQSRYIVTALHELEKHLISGSILACITVLLFMRSWRSTVIASVAIPASIISTFAFMKLFGFTLNNVTMLALVLMVGVVIDDAIVVLENVFHCIEERGMTPHDAAIYGTKEIGLAVLATTISLVIVFLPVSFLSSVTGRLLFQFGLTATVAILVSMLVSFSLTPMMCSKLLKAETPSPNGPSSRSGFYHLVETSYLWTLKQSLRFRWLVLAVSIAVIFSNYPLYQLVKQDYIPLNVDESEFEIRLEARQGATLQSMNDLIERAETILTDTEGVKTILLTVGAGGFGDVNRATFFVRLTDSETRTFSFDRFFAGLMHADLTAAFRGNFTQREKMSEIRKKLKQIPDTRISVRNLTSLRQGAPVDIDFSITGPDIDGLLEFSNKLREKVKTIPGIVDVYSTLQIDNPELLARIDRERAAALGIDVREIADTLRVAVGGDDRVSRYRDRSVDDAYDVELRLVGLDRGDIQSVSQLYVRTSPQAQGDVTSSSAQTGSRLARIDNVVNFEYNTAASRIDRLNRQKMVAVRANLAPGYALGDGIEAMKAAAEEIGIPDGYNTMVLGGGRELERTLSDFGWTMVLSFVFMYIVLAAQFENLVHPMVILLSLPLAVPFGLLSLHWGGETLNLYSALGILVLFGVVKKAAILQIDHTNALQEQGFPRYQAILQANRDRLRPILMTTLSFVAGLIPLLIATGPGAEERRSIAVLAVGGQTLSLLLTLLAIPVLYTFFDDLSALFMKWTGNEKKKPAAPEHSVPHEVPPVHVLAAHIPPPEPAPTSTEQT from the coding sequence TTGTACTGGTTAGCCGAAGTCTGTGTCAAAAGGCCCGTGTTTGCGCTGATGCTGATTACCGCATTAGTGGTCGCTGGTCTTGTGGCCTTTCCGGAGCTGGGCGTCGATCGCTTCCCTAATATGGACATGCCGTCGATTTACATCCGGACGAACTATCCCGGGGCTGCGTCTCAGGAAGTTGAATCCGAAGTCAGCGCGGTGCTGGAAGATGCGGTTGCAACCGTAGCGGGCATCGAGGAACTGCGTTCGATCTCGCGCGATGGTCGTTCCTTTGTGATCATTACCTTCAATCTGAACCGGAACGTCGACGCTGCAACGCAGGACGTGCGGGACGCGGTTTCGGGGGCGATGAATCTGTTGCCTCCCAATATCGATCCGCCGATTGTGCAGAAACGGGATCTGGAATCCTCGCCGATCATGACGCTAGCGGTTTCAGGACCACGCACCTCGCGGGAGCTGTATCTGTTTGCAGACCGCTACGTGAAGAACGTGATTGAATCATCTCCCGGAGTGGGTGAGGTTCAGATTGCGGGGGCCGCGGATCGGGCGGTGAAGGTGGATATCGACGCGGACCGGCTGGCGGCTTACCAGATGTCGATCCTGCAGATCCGGGACGCACTGGTGCGACAGAATACCGAAGTTCCCGGGGGACGTCTGGACCAGGGCTTCCGCGAGCGGTCCCTGCGGACGATGGGCCGCATTGCCGATGCGAGCAATTTTCCGAATCTGGTGGTCGATACGATCAACGGGACGCCGGTGCGACTGGCCGATCTGGGGACCGTCAGCGACGATACCAAGGAAGTCCGCACGATTGCGCGGCTGAATCAGGCGCCGGCGGTTGTGTTGACGATTCAGAAACAGTCGGGAGAAAATACGGTCGCGGTGGTGGAAGGCATTAAAAAGATGCTGCCCCGCAGCCAGGAACTGTTGCCTGACGACGTGACGGTCAGTGTGGTGCAGGATCAGTCCCGCTATATTGTGACGGCACTGCACGAACTGGAAAAGCACCTGATCTCCGGGAGTATTCTGGCCTGTATTACCGTGCTGTTGTTTATGCGATCCTGGCGATCCACGGTGATTGCTTCGGTGGCGATTCCCGCTTCGATCATTTCCACTTTTGCTTTCATGAAACTGTTCGGCTTCACCTTGAACAACGTAACCATGCTGGCGCTGGTGCTGATGGTAGGGGTGGTGATCGACGATGCGATTGTGGTACTGGAGAACGTATTCCACTGCATCGAAGAGCGGGGGATGACTCCCCATGACGCCGCGATTTACGGAACCAAAGAAATCGGGCTGGCGGTGCTGGCGACCACCATTTCACTGGTGATCGTCTTTCTGCCGGTGTCGTTTCTGTCGAGTGTCACCGGGCGACTGCTGTTCCAGTTCGGGTTGACGGCGACAGTGGCGATTCTGGTTTCGATGCTCGTCAGTTTCTCCCTGACGCCGATGATGTGCAGCAAACTGCTCAAGGCCGAGACCCCCAGTCCGAATGGACCGAGTTCGCGTTCGGGATTCTATCACCTGGTGGAAACCTCTTATCTCTGGACGCTGAAACAGTCGTTGCGGTTTCGCTGGCTGGTACTGGCAGTTTCCATTGCGGTGATCTTCAGTAACTATCCGCTGTATCAACTGGTGAAACAGGATTACATTCCGCTCAACGTGGATGAGTCCGAGTTTGAAATCCGTCTCGAGGCCCGGCAGGGAGCGACGCTGCAGTCGATGAATGATCTGATTGAGCGTGCTGAGACGATCCTGACTGATACAGAGGGAGTGAAAACGATTCTGCTGACGGTGGGAGCCGGGGGCTTCGGCGATGTGAACCGGGCGACGTTCTTTGTGCGGCTGACCGACAGCGAGACGCGTACGTTTTCATTTGATCGTTTCTTTGCCGGACTCATGCACGCCGACCTGACCGCGGCGTTTCGGGGTAATTTCACCCAACGCGAGAAGATGTCGGAGATCCGCAAGAAACTGAAACAGATTCCCGATACCCGCATCTCGGTGCGAAACCTGACTTCACTCCGGCAGGGGGCGCCGGTGGATATCGACTTTTCGATTACCGGACCGGACATCGACGGTCTGCTGGAGTTCAGTAACAAGCTGCGGGAAAAGGTCAAAACGATTCCGGGAATCGTGGACGTCTATTCCACTCTGCAGATCGATAATCCGGAACTGCTGGCCCGCATCGATCGCGAACGGGCGGCTGCTTTGGGCATTGATGTGCGGGAGATTGCCGATACGCTGCGGGTTGCAGTCGGCGGGGATGATCGTGTTTCCCGTTACCGCGACCGGAGTGTGGACGACGCTTATGATGTCGAACTGCGACTGGTCGGGCTGGACCGGGGAGATATCCAGTCGGTTTCCCAGTTATACGTGCGGACCAGTCCACAGGCGCAGGGGGACGTTACTTCCTCGTCGGCACAGACCGGATCGCGACTGGCGCGGATCGATAACGTGGTCAATTTCGAATACAACACGGCAGCTTCTCGTATTGACCGATTGAATCGACAGAAGATGGTCGCCGTGCGGGCGAACCTGGCGCCGGGCTATGCACTGGGCGACGGAATCGAGGCGATGAAAGCGGCTGCGGAAGAGATCGGAATTCCGGATGGCTACAATACGATGGTGCTGGGGGGCGGCCGCGAACTGGAACGCACGCTCTCGGACTTTGGCTGGACGATGGTGCTGTCGTTCGTCTTCATGTATATCGTGCTGGCGGCCCAGTTTGAAAACCTGGTGCATCCGATGGTGATTCTGCTTTCGCTGCCTCTGGCGGTTCCCTTTGGTCTGTTGAGTCTGCACTGGGGAGGCGAGACGCTGAACCTCTATTCGGCACTCGGGATTCTGGTGCTGTTCGGCGTGGTGAAAAAGGCGGCGATTCTGCAGATCGATCATACGAATGCACTGCAGGAGCAGGGCTTCCCCCGTTACCAGGCGATCCTGCAGGCAAACCGCGATCGTCTGCGACCGATTCTGATGACAACCCTCTCGTTCGTCGCGGGACTGATTCCGCTGTTGATTGCCACCGGTCCCGGTGCAGAGGAACGGCGGTCTATCGCAGTGCTGGCGGTAGGGGGGCAGACTCTGTCGTTGCTGCTGACCCTGCTGGCAATTCCCGTGCTGTATACGTTCTTCGATGATCTCTCGGCCCTGTTCATGAAGTGGACCGGCAACGAGAAGAAGAAGCCAGCTGCGCCCGAGCACAGTGTGCCACATGAAGTTCCGCCCGTGCATGTACTGGCAGCGCATATTCCGCCCCCCGAACCCGCACCGACGAGCACAGAGCAGACCTGA
- a CDS encoding DUF1553 domain-containing protein, which yields MMNRWLICLVSTLTLAVSAFPASAATPSDKGQQLFESKIEPVLVKYCYECHSKTGESIEGGLELDSPSGMLRGGDTGPMIKPHDREHSSLLRMLRHEDGVSGMPPEEKLSDDVINAFETWIKLGCPDTRKETGPTLKEQRYQEAQNHWAFVTPHEVAPPAVNQTEWPRDAVIDGFTLSAMEQNGVKPVEDASRLTLVRRVYFDLVGLPPTPEQIDAFLQDKSPDALAKLVDQLLASPQFGERWGRHWLDVVRFAESSGMEFNFTYPHAWPYRNYVIDSFNQDKPYDVFLREQIAGDLLPAQPHDSPQTIEARNIAPSILSFGPKRHNSSGTEFRMDIVDDQINTVCRATLALTVSCARCHDHKFDPIPTADYYSLAGIFLSTEPMYGTIKQKYSNTPTDLLPLGENGPALHAAAEAYEKQLQETEKKLTTQTAALKKAQDAQKLAASAHQKYEQLIATTVVDPKNPNALQGPSQADVDKKKEKLDQANAQVTQLTTEVTTLKTKVAELKKNPAPRPQYAMTARDRKKPADTYIAVRGDFREKGDVVPRGFLSAIQIDNTPQIPAGHSGRLELAQWITSDQNPLTARVMVNRIWYHLFGRGLVPTVDNFGLIGKQPSHPELLDDLALKFMQEGWSTKRMIRQIVLSRTYQLSSTPDPTNLEIDPENHLLWRATPRRLEAEAIRDAILTVSGQLIFDRPDGSTVTPLGDKLARSIPLEKLQPPSNQRSVYLPVVRDYVPELFDLFDFPSPSLVSGTRAVTNVPAQALYLRNSQFITDQAQHAARRLLADKQLKDDASRVDLAMRRALGRTPTPEERAGALQLVQQVRESSDPQSKTVEVDAWAAWFQTLFMTAEFRFLVDAR from the coding sequence ATGATGAACCGTTGGTTGATTTGTCTCGTTTCGACACTCACACTGGCCGTGTCTGCTTTTCCGGCCTCGGCAGCCACGCCCTCTGATAAGGGCCAGCAGCTGTTCGAATCCAAAATCGAACCGGTGCTCGTCAAGTACTGCTACGAATGCCATTCCAAAACAGGCGAGAGTATCGAAGGCGGCTTGGAACTCGACTCCCCCTCCGGCATGCTGCGCGGCGGCGATACCGGACCGATGATCAAACCCCACGATAGGGAACACAGTTCTCTGTTACGCATGCTGCGTCATGAGGACGGCGTCTCGGGCATGCCCCCCGAAGAAAAACTCTCGGACGATGTCATCAACGCGTTCGAAACCTGGATCAAACTCGGCTGCCCCGACACTCGCAAAGAGACCGGCCCCACGCTCAAAGAGCAGCGCTATCAGGAGGCTCAGAATCACTGGGCCTTCGTAACGCCCCACGAAGTCGCCCCCCCTGCCGTCAATCAGACCGAATGGCCCCGCGACGCGGTCATCGATGGCTTCACCCTCTCTGCCATGGAACAGAATGGCGTCAAGCCGGTCGAAGATGCCAGCCGTCTGACGCTGGTCCGCCGCGTCTACTTTGATCTGGTCGGCCTGCCCCCCACCCCCGAGCAGATCGACGCCTTCCTGCAGGACAAATCACCCGACGCTCTCGCAAAGCTCGTCGATCAATTACTCGCCTCCCCCCAGTTCGGCGAGCGCTGGGGACGTCACTGGCTGGACGTCGTCCGTTTCGCGGAATCGAGCGGCATGGAGTTCAACTTCACCTACCCTCATGCCTGGCCCTACCGCAACTACGTCATCGACTCCTTCAACCAGGACAAGCCCTACGATGTCTTTCTGCGGGAACAGATCGCCGGAGACCTGCTGCCGGCCCAACCCCATGATTCTCCCCAGACGATCGAAGCCCGCAACATCGCCCCCAGTATCCTCTCCTTCGGTCCCAAGCGGCATAACTCAAGCGGGACCGAATTCCGTATGGATATCGTCGACGATCAGATCAACACTGTCTGCCGGGCCACGCTGGCGCTGACTGTCTCCTGTGCCCGCTGTCACGATCACAAGTTCGATCCGATTCCCACTGCCGACTATTATTCTCTGGCGGGAATCTTCCTCAGCACCGAACCGATGTACGGCACGATCAAACAGAAATACAGCAACACGCCCACCGATCTGCTCCCCCTGGGCGAGAACGGACCAGCCCTGCACGCCGCTGCCGAAGCGTATGAGAAACAGCTGCAGGAAACGGAAAAGAAACTGACCACACAGACGGCAGCCCTCAAAAAAGCACAGGATGCCCAGAAACTGGCCGCGTCTGCACATCAGAAATACGAACAACTGATCGCCACCACCGTCGTCGATCCCAAGAATCCCAATGCCCTCCAGGGGCCATCCCAGGCCGACGTCGATAAGAAAAAAGAGAAACTCGATCAAGCCAACGCGCAGGTGACTCAGCTGACCACCGAAGTCACCACGCTGAAAACCAAAGTCGCCGAACTCAAAAAGAACCCCGCCCCCCGGCCGCAGTACGCGATGACCGCCCGGGACCGCAAGAAACCCGCTGACACTTACATCGCCGTGCGGGGCGACTTCCGCGAAAAAGGGGACGTCGTTCCCCGCGGCTTCCTGAGTGCCATCCAGATCGACAACACTCCGCAGATTCCCGCCGGCCATAGCGGACGTCTGGAACTGGCCCAGTGGATCACCAGTGATCAGAACCCGCTTACCGCCCGCGTGATGGTCAACCGCATCTGGTACCATCTCTTCGGACGCGGTCTGGTGCCCACCGTCGACAACTTCGGCCTGATTGGCAAACAGCCCAGTCATCCGGAACTGCTCGACGACCTGGCCCTGAAGTTCATGCAGGAAGGCTGGTCCACGAAACGCATGATTCGCCAGATCGTGCTCAGCCGCACCTACCAGTTGAGCAGCACACCCGACCCGACCAACCTGGAAATCGATCCGGAAAACCATCTACTCTGGCGGGCCACACCTCGACGTCTCGAAGCCGAAGCGATCCGCGATGCGATTCTCACCGTCAGCGGGCAACTCATCTTCGACCGTCCTGATGGCTCAACCGTGACCCCATTGGGCGACAAGCTGGCCCGCAGTATTCCCCTGGAAAAACTGCAGCCTCCCAGCAACCAGCGCAGCGTCTACCTGCCGGTTGTCCGCGACTATGTTCCCGAACTATTCGACCTGTTCGACTTCCCCTCCCCCAGCCTGGTGAGCGGAACCCGGGCCGTCACGAACGTCCCCGCGCAGGCCCTTTACCTGCGGAATTCTCAGTTCATCACCGATCAGGCCCAACACGCCGCCCGCAGACTGCTGGCCGACAAACAGCTGAAAGACGATGCCTCCCGGGTCGACCTGGCCATGCGGCGTGCCTTGGGTCGCACTCCCACACCGGAAGAACGGGCCGGAGCCCTGCAACTCGTGCAGCAGGTGCGTGAGTCCAGCGATCCCCAAAGTAAAACCGTTGAAGTCGACGCCTGGGCCGCCTGGTTCCAGACCCTGTTCATGACCGCGGAATTCCGGTTCCTGGTCGATGCCCGTTAA
- a CDS encoding efflux RND transporter periplasmic adaptor subunit, with protein sequence MNVILCRPPGSCLLSLLCVLFLMGCESNQPAPTKKAGETLPVLNVETLTVAEQTWPRIIRSQGSLFPDEEATLGIKVEGRVSEVHVDLGDVVEVGDPLITIDQEDFKLRVKQAEAQLAAARSAVGLKTGDPIEKLVPENSPPAREKKAEWDEAEANLERAKTLYRQNVMGQAEFDQVVSFEQVAQARYASALNGVREKMANITVQQTQLDLAREDLKNTELKATYPAVVQKRLVAPGSYIRMGDPLLVLVRIDQLRYRGTVPERLSTQLEIGQPIELKIESVPQRTSKVTRISPFLDQLSRSLLFESLVENPDRELRAGLFAEGRIIVDPDQKAVVVPVSSVVQFAGTEKVWKAVDGTVKMQEVLLGERRGDQIRILEGLQPGDVILRTAKEGRPGTLSAAEPQPSAAEQTKAKT encoded by the coding sequence ATGAATGTCATCCTATGCCGTCCTCCAGGTTCCTGCCTGCTCAGCCTCCTGTGCGTCCTGTTTTTAATGGGATGCGAATCAAATCAACCAGCCCCCACTAAAAAAGCCGGGGAGACACTACCGGTCTTGAATGTGGAAACACTGACCGTCGCCGAGCAGACCTGGCCACGTATTATCCGCAGCCAGGGGAGTCTGTTTCCTGACGAAGAGGCGACGCTGGGGATCAAGGTGGAAGGCCGCGTTTCCGAAGTACACGTTGATCTTGGAGATGTTGTCGAAGTCGGTGATCCGCTGATTACGATCGACCAGGAAGATTTCAAACTCCGCGTCAAACAGGCCGAAGCACAACTGGCGGCAGCCCGTTCGGCAGTCGGGTTAAAGACCGGAGATCCGATTGAAAAACTGGTGCCGGAAAATTCGCCCCCGGCCCGGGAAAAGAAGGCTGAATGGGATGAAGCCGAGGCCAATCTGGAACGGGCCAAGACCCTGTATCGACAGAATGTGATGGGCCAGGCCGAATTCGATCAGGTCGTGTCGTTCGAACAGGTGGCCCAGGCCCGCTATGCCTCCGCTTTGAACGGGGTCCGCGAGAAAATGGCTAATATCACCGTGCAACAGACGCAACTGGATCTGGCACGGGAAGACTTGAAGAATACCGAACTGAAAGCCACGTACCCGGCCGTCGTGCAGAAACGCCTGGTTGCACCCGGCAGTTACATTCGCATGGGTGATCCACTGCTGGTGCTCGTGCGGATCGATCAGCTCCGCTACCGGGGAACGGTGCCCGAGCGTCTCTCGACCCAGCTTGAAATCGGTCAGCCGATCGAATTGAAAATTGAATCGGTACCCCAGCGGACTTCTAAAGTGACCCGCATCAGTCCCTTCCTGGATCAGTTGAGTCGTTCATTGCTGTTTGAGTCGCTGGTCGAGAACCCGGATCGGGAATTGCGGGCCGGCCTGTTTGCCGAAGGACGGATTATCGTCGATCCTGATCAGAAGGCGGTTGTCGTGCCGGTCTCGTCGGTCGTGCAGTTTGCGGGAACGGAAAAAGTCTGGAAAGCCGTAGATGGCACCGTGAAGATGCAGGAGGTTCTGCTGGGAGAACGACGCGGTGATCAAATCCGAATTTTAGAAGGACTGCAGCCGGGTGATGTCATTCTGCGCACCGCGAAGGAAGGACGTCCCGGAACACTGTCTGCCGCGGAGCCACAACCCTCGGCTGCCGAGCAGACCAAAGCCAAAACATAA
- a CDS encoding LamG domain-containing protein, with amino-acid sequence MVWADERGTLIFEDDFERSESQEQKDEIGKGWGTNSRSRAKGNKQVDLRDGAMYIYIHETADHAVSVTHPAEFKNGAVALRFMLEDPKDSLGLNFADLKYKPVHAGHLFVAKISPKNLMITDLKTGNMDLKIRDQRKAGTLSEEHKELLKTKTKRFPLKLETGKWYDLLVNVEGDKLTVSIDGKQVGSFASEGMAHPTKRLLRLAVPRKAVVDDVKIYSRSEKS; translated from the coding sequence CTGGTCTGGGCCGATGAACGGGGGACATTGATTTTCGAAGATGATTTCGAACGGAGTGAATCACAGGAGCAGAAAGACGAGATCGGCAAGGGCTGGGGGACGAACAGTCGCAGCCGGGCGAAGGGGAACAAACAGGTCGACCTGCGCGACGGTGCGATGTATATCTATATTCATGAGACAGCCGACCACGCCGTTTCGGTGACGCATCCTGCCGAATTCAAGAATGGCGCGGTTGCCCTGCGGTTCATGCTGGAAGATCCCAAAGACAGCCTGGGACTCAATTTTGCAGATCTCAAATACAAACCGGTACACGCCGGCCATCTGTTTGTGGCTAAGATCAGCCCCAAAAATCTGATGATCACCGACCTCAAGACCGGCAACATGGATCTGAAAATTCGCGATCAGCGGAAAGCGGGCACTTTGTCTGAGGAACATAAAGAACTGCTCAAGACCAAAACCAAACGATTCCCGCTCAAACTGGAGACCGGCAAATGGTATGACCTGCTGGTGAATGTGGAAGGGGACAAGCTGACTGTTTCCATCGACGGGAAACAGGTCGGCTCTTTTGCCTCTGAGGGGATGGCCCACCCGACCAAGCGGCTGCTGCGACTGGCAGTGCCCCGCAAGGCAGTGGTGGATGACGTCAAGATTTACTCCCGTAGTGAGAAGTCGTAA
- a CDS encoding DUF1501 domain-containing protein, with the protein MNQRPSRSMTDCSGITRRNFVQAGALGAGGLCLADLLKLKAEGAVSSKQQDTSVILFWLSGGPGHMETWDPKPEAPAEYRGPFQPIPTSLSGVQFSELMPGQAKLAEHLAVLRTVNHGTGDHTKGNHWMLTGFEGPAFNAPDNRVQRRPSIGSAASFLRGARQEGMPPYVGVPHLRGGTDNLFHYSSYIGGGFDPFIVNSDPNTSSFSVQNLTLARGLTVDRLKNRQELLSSLDQLPRRHEKLIRDLDEHQQKAFDLLYSKGVRSAFDVEDEPAAVRDSYGRHTFGQSALLARRLVEHGSTFVTVNCVPWDHHGSAGRLRTEEGARKLIPPLDAAISGLIRDLIDRGLYEKTLVVAMGEFGRTPRINQHAGRDHWGRTFSVMMGCGGMRMGQIIGRSSSRGEDVVERPVGPQDVAATIYRHLGIDPQRVILRDRLDRPMPLLDTGEAVSELFG; encoded by the coding sequence ATGAACCAACGACCGTCCCGCAGCATGACTGACTGTTCCGGAATCACACGTCGCAATTTCGTGCAGGCGGGCGCATTGGGAGCAGGCGGTTTGTGCCTGGCGGATCTGCTGAAGCTCAAAGCGGAAGGGGCTGTTTCGTCGAAGCAGCAGGACACCAGCGTGATCCTGTTCTGGCTGAGCGGCGGTCCGGGGCATATGGAGACCTGGGATCCCAAGCCCGAAGCACCTGCAGAATACCGGGGACCCTTTCAGCCAATCCCGACCAGTCTGTCAGGCGTGCAGTTCAGCGAACTGATGCCGGGACAGGCGAAGCTGGCCGAGCACCTGGCTGTGCTGCGAACCGTGAATCACGGGACCGGCGACCATACCAAGGGAAATCACTGGATGCTGACCGGCTTTGAAGGTCCTGCCTTCAACGCACCCGACAATCGGGTGCAGCGACGTCCTTCGATTGGTTCCGCGGCTTCATTCCTGCGTGGTGCCCGGCAGGAAGGGATGCCCCCCTATGTGGGAGTGCCTCACCTCCGCGGGGGGACCGATAATCTGTTTCATTATTCTTCGTATATTGGCGGCGGTTTCGATCCATTCATTGTCAATTCCGATCCGAATACTTCGAGCTTCAGCGTGCAGAACCTGACCCTGGCTCGCGGCCTGACGGTTGATCGACTGAAGAACCGGCAGGAACTGTTGAGTTCGCTCGACCAGCTGCCACGGCGACACGAGAAGCTGATTCGCGACCTGGACGAGCACCAGCAGAAAGCCTTTGATCTGCTGTATTCGAAAGGCGTTCGCTCTGCGTTTGATGTTGAAGACGAACCGGCGGCGGTTCGCGACAGCTACGGACGGCATACGTTCGGACAAAGTGCACTCCTGGCGCGGCGCCTGGTGGAGCATGGTTCCACGTTTGTGACCGTCAACTGTGTCCCCTGGGATCATCACGGTTCCGCGGGACGTCTCCGTACGGAAGAAGGGGCCCGCAAACTGATACCGCCTCTGGATGCGGCGATCTCGGGATTGATTCGGGATCTGATCGACCGCGGTCTGTATGAGAAGACACTGGTGGTGGCGATGGGCGAATTTGGACGCACGCCCCGAATTAACCAGCATGCAGGACGCGACCACTGGGGGCGAACCTTCAGTGTGATGATGGGCTGTGGCGGCATGCGGATGGGACAGATCATCGGCCGTTCCAGCAGCCGCGGCGAAGATGTTGTCGAACGTCCGGTGGGTCCACAGGATGTTGCAGCGACCATTTATCGGCATCTGGGCATCGATCCCCAGCGTGTTATTCTCCGCGATCGCCTGGATCGCCCGATGCCTCTGCTCGATACCGGGGAAGCGGTTTCCGAGCTGTTTGGTTAA
- a CDS encoding carboxypeptidase regulatory-like domain-containing protein — translation MAQWWQYILDLISGGPQASIIETVLRGALIFCILFVTIDWLTLWGTRWGNRHSMSKSFYLSLLIHFCLGLGWVTVVENSPAQPEPIVKSDPIAIRQISNDNTEPTPSDSSTLNDARLWQESITPLKPERNRTERDRLSADTVSLPRQIEPGQEPSLLADNMALSPHASAESKLPQAERAQTESSRQHSTPAPDVSTSPQDLPSAEARPESRPKTFSRAETARSPRPLSATGTVERQPLQRPSMNTDQGQPGPASPSVTDLSSASEKLTLPAGKHLAARTPLTNLRNSTPAPISAPQVERPASMQPDDLLRGVVRDSQTGRPLAATTIRVDLPDGRSLVARTSQQGTYELKLSETPDNVAVSAARPGYLPQSQNLRVTGSNGKPRRLDFALRAKTERVIAIEENPVVHHLGDDQFEGKVNSQFQRPTEGATYRVRFEISARQYPNGIPRAAITLMAKGIQCRPQIHINGHLLTEGLKPSPDDGSFDRLVLPCNPNWLRLGENEITITSVKCQRDLDDFEFVNLLVWFAP, via the coding sequence ATGGCACAATGGTGGCAGTACATCCTGGATCTGATCAGCGGCGGACCACAGGCCTCGATTATCGAGACAGTGCTCCGCGGGGCGCTGATTTTCTGCATTCTCTTCGTGACTATCGACTGGCTGACGCTCTGGGGCACCCGTTGGGGTAATCGGCACTCCATGTCCAAGTCGTTTTACCTTTCCCTGCTGATCCACTTCTGCCTGGGTCTCGGCTGGGTCACCGTGGTCGAAAACTCGCCGGCCCAGCCGGAACCGATCGTCAAATCAGATCCCATCGCGATTCGACAGATCAGCAACGACAACACGGAACCCACGCCCTCCGATTCATCAACGTTGAACGATGCCCGACTCTGGCAGGAAAGCATCACGCCACTCAAACCGGAACGGAATCGAACCGAGCGGGACCGCCTCTCTGCAGACACCGTCTCGCTCCCCCGCCAGATCGAACCAGGCCAGGAGCCAAGTCTGCTCGCAGATAACATGGCGCTCTCACCGCACGCCTCGGCGGAAAGCAAGTTGCCCCAGGCCGAGCGGGCACAAACCGAGTCTTCCAGGCAGCATTCGACTCCCGCACCTGACGTCTCCACTTCCCCGCAAGATCTTCCCAGCGCAGAGGCCCGTCCCGAATCGCGGCCGAAAACATTTTCTCGGGCAGAGACCGCTCGGTCTCCACGTCCCCTCTCCGCAACAGGAACTGTGGAACGACAACCACTGCAGCGTCCCTCGATGAATACGGATCAGGGTCAGCCCGGACCGGCCTCACCATCCGTCACCGATCTCAGTTCCGCTTCTGAAAAACTGACTCTTCCCGCAGGCAAGCATCTGGCGGCGCGGACTCCGTTAACGAACCTGCGCAACTCAACGCCAGCCCCCATATCCGCGCCCCAGGTTGAACGCCCCGCGTCGATGCAGCCGGATGACCTCCTCCGCGGGGTTGTCCGCGATTCCCAGACTGGACGACCGCTGGCAGCCACGACAATTCGCGTCGACCTGCCCGATGGTCGATCCCTCGTAGCGCGAACGTCTCAGCAAGGCACTTATGAACTGAAACTTTCAGAGACGCCCGATAATGTCGCCGTCAGCGCCGCCCGCCCCGGTTACCTGCCCCAGTCGCAGAACCTGAGAGTGACCGGATCGAATGGAAAACCCCGCCGCCTCGATTTTGCGCTGCGTGCCAAAACGGAACGCGTGATTGCCATCGAAGAGAACCCCGTCGTCCATCATCTCGGCGATGATCAGTTCGAAGGAAAAGTCAACAGCCAGTTCCAGCGGCCCACCGAAGGTGCAACCTACCGGGTCCGGTTCGAAATTTCAGCCCGACAGTATCCGAATGGAATTCCCCGGGCTGCCATCACCCTCATGGCCAAAGGTATTCAGTGCCGACCTCAGATCCACATCAACGGCCACCTGCTGACCGAAGGACTGAAACCCTCTCCCGACGACGGCTCCTTCGACCGACTGGTTCTCCCTTGCAATCCGAACTGGCTGCGTCTCGGCGAGAATGAAATCACCATCACCTCCGTCAAATGCCAGAGAGACCTCGACGATTTTGAATTCGTCAATCTCCTCGTCTGGTTCGCACCATAG